The Pricia mediterranea genome includes a window with the following:
- the ftsY gene encoding signal recognition particle-docking protein FtsY, which yields MSLFKNVFSSKKKETLDKGLEKSKSSFFSKLGKAVAGKSKVDDDVLDNLEEVLVTSDVGVNTTLKIIERIEARVARDKYMGTDELNSILREEIAGLLSETNSGEAAEYTVPTNVKPYVIMVVGVNGVGKTTTIGKLAYQFKKQGLKVVLGAADTFRAAAIDQLQVWADRVDVPIVKQKMGSDPASVAFDTLSSAVKHDADVVIIDTAGRLHNKVNLMNELTKVKRVMQKVVGDTPHEVLLVLDGSTGQNAFEQAKQFTKATEVTALAVTKLDGTAKGGVVIGISDQFRIPVKYIGVGEGVEDLQVFNKYEFVDSFFG from the coding sequence ATGAGCCTATTCAAAAACGTATTCTCTTCCAAAAAAAAGGAAACCCTCGACAAGGGTCTTGAAAAATCCAAATCCTCATTTTTCTCCAAGCTCGGCAAAGCCGTTGCGGGTAAATCGAAGGTGGACGATGATGTGCTCGACAATCTCGAAGAGGTCTTGGTCACTTCGGATGTGGGCGTGAATACGACCCTGAAGATTATCGAACGTATCGAGGCCCGCGTAGCGAGGGACAAGTATATGGGCACGGATGAGCTCAATTCCATTTTACGGGAGGAAATTGCCGGCCTGCTTTCCGAAACCAACTCGGGAGAAGCCGCGGAATATACCGTGCCCACAAATGTAAAACCCTATGTCATCATGGTCGTCGGCGTGAACGGGGTCGGCAAGACCACTACGATCGGAAAATTGGCCTATCAATTTAAAAAACAGGGACTCAAAGTGGTCTTGGGTGCGGCCGATACCTTTCGGGCCGCCGCTATCGACCAGCTCCAAGTCTGGGCAGATCGGGTCGATGTACCCATCGTAAAGCAAAAAATGGGCAGTGATCCGGCCTCGGTGGCTTTCGATACCCTGAGCTCCGCGGTGAAACACGACGCTGACGTCGTAATTATCGATACGGCAGGCCGGTTGCACAATAAGGTGAACCTGATGAACGAACTGACAAAGGTCAAACGCGTGATGCAAAAGGTCGTCGGCGATACGCCCCACGAAGTCCTATTGGTGCTGGACGGCTCCACGGGCCAGAATGCCTTTGAACAGGCCAAGCAGTTTACCAAGGCGACCGAAGTGACCGCCTTGGCCGTTACAAAGTTGGACGGTACCGCAAAAGGCGGAGTGGTCATCGGAATATCGGACCAATTCCGGATTCCTGTAAAATACATCGGGGTAGGGGAAGGAGTGGAAGATCTGCAGGTCTTTAACAAGTACGAATTCGTAGATTCCTTTTTTGGATAG